In a genomic window of Ipomoea triloba cultivar NCNSP0323 chromosome 3, ASM357664v1:
- the LOC116012000 gene encoding uncharacterized protein LOC116012000, which yields MASVALYSTTFPPPKASPPLAVYFGAKTSNSAVPSLSFGIARPKSRPLRRAFVCRAASVVFRDLDADDFRHPLDRQNTLLLRAIPGLNEVGKALLGTVSEQVMFLENIGTSVLVSENQLPELHQLMVEAAKILSIEAPDLYVRQSPVPNAYTLAIGGKKPFVVVHTSLVELLTRKELQAVLAHELGHLKCDHGVWLTVANILTLGAYSLPGLGGLIAQRLEEQLFRWLRAAELTCDRAALLVAQDPKVVVSVLMKLAGGSPSLADQLNVDAFLEQARSYDQASSTPVGWYIRNAQTRQLSHPLPVLRAREIDEWSKSQEYQYLVKRAMRVNSVQQIQL from the exons ATGGCTTCCGTTGCCCTTTATTCTACCACTTTCCCGCCGCCCAAAGCATCGCCGCCTCTCGCTGTTTACTTTGGCGCCAAAACCAGCAACTCCGCTGTCCCTTCGCTTTCCTTTGGAATCGCGCGGCCAAAGTCTCGTCCGTTAAGAAGGGCTTTTGTTTGCCGAGCCGCCTCAGTCGTGTTTCGCGATCTAGACGCCGATGATTTTAGGCATCCTCTTGATAGACAG AATACACTGCTTTTGAGAGCAATTCCAGGTTTGAATGAGGTCGGCAAAGCTTTATTGG GAACTGTGTCAGAGCAGGTCATGTTTCTGGAGAACATAGGAACATCAGTTCTTGTTTCTGAAAATCAG CTCCCTGAACTTCATCAATTAATGGTTGAGGCTGCTAAAATACTAAGCATCGAGGCTCCTGACTTGTATGTGCGTCAAAGTCCTGTACCAAATGCATATACTCTGGCCATCGGTGGCAAAAAGCCTTTTGTCGTTGTCCACACAAGTCTAGTGGAGCTCCTCACACGGAAGGAGTTACAG GCTGTCTTGGCTCATGAGTTGGGTCATTTGAAGTGCGATCATGGTGTGTGGCTGACAGTTGCAAATATTCTCACTCTTGGGGCATATTCTTTACCTG GTCTTGGTGGTTTGATCGCTCAAAGATTGGAAGAACAGCTTTTTCGCTGGCTTCGGGCAGCAGAACTCACTTGTGATCGTGCAGCACTTCTTGTTGCACAAGACCCAAAG GTGGTTGTCTCTGTTCTAATGAAACTTGCTGGTGGCTCCCCATCTTTGGCTGATCAACTGAATGTGGATGCCTTCTTGGAACAAGCTCGCTCTTACGATCAGGCTTCTTCAACCCCAGTGGGATGGTATATAAG aAACGCTCAAACAAGGCAACTTTCACACCCTCTCCCTGTTTTACGTGCACGCGAGATAGATGAATGGTCAAAGAGTCAAGAGTACCAGTATCTTGTGAAACGCGCAATGCGGGTCAATTCTGTGCAACAAATTCAATTATGA